ACTCGGCCGCCTGCTCTTCGTCCTTCAGCGCCGCGAGCCGCTCCGAGACCTCGACGCGCTCCGCGTCCAGCCAGGAACCCGCCAACGGCGAACCGCCAGTCGCGGGCGGCTCGGTCGCATCGGAGCCGGGGCGCGGCAACACCTCGCCGCCCGTGGACACAGCGGGGCTCGCCCTCGACGTCACGTGCGAGCCGAGTCCTTCCGCCCCCGCGTGCGCCGCATCAACGCCGGACAGCGCCGCGGAGGCCTCATCAACGCCGGACAACGCCGCGGAGGCCGCATCAACGCCGGACAACGCCGCGGAGGCCGCATCAACGCCGGACAGCGCCGCGGAGGCCGCATCAACGCCGGACAACGCCGCGGAGGCCGCGCCACCACCCCGCACGGCACGGCTCCCCTGCGCGGAAGAAGCAGGGCCGTGCCCCGTCTCACCCGCGCGTCCGGAGCCCCCATCCGCGTCGGACTGCACCGCTTGCATCCACGCGGCACACCCCTTCGCCCAGGCATCTCCGTGCGCCGCGGCCCGCGCAGCCGCGGACTGCCCACGCGCCTCCGCCTGTCCCGCGCGCGCACTGGCCGCGGCACTCCGCGCGCTCGCCGCCACCTCGACCTGCGTGGCCTCGGTCCGCTCCTTCTCCAGCACCTCCACACGCGAGGCGGCTTCCGCCACCAGCCCGTCGAGCGCGGACGCCTCACGCGCGTACGGATGCTCCGCCGCGCCGCACAGGGGACACGCTTCGCCCTCGCGCAACAACGCACGGTGGGACGCGTACCCCTGCGTGGCCTGCGCCAGCGACAGCGACCGCTGTGCCTCCTTCAGCGCCGCCTCGCGCTGCGTCCGCCGGGCCTCCGCGGCGCGCGCCTCCGTCGCGGCGGCCTCGGCCTCGACCTTCGCCGCCGCCACCTCGCTGCCCGCCGCGCGCGCCTCGGCTTCGTCCGCGACGAGCCCTTCGTGCGCGCCCCTCAGCCCCCGCGCGGCCTCCTGCCGCGCCAGCAGCCGCTCCCGGAGCGCCCGCCGCTCCGCGCCCGTCTCCGCCCCCAGCGCCGCCTCGGCGTGGGTCGCGGCCGCCAGCGCCATCTCCTCCGCGCGCGCCGTGGCGTCCCGCTCCTCGCGCCGCAGCCCCACCGCCTCGCGCAGGCCCTCCACGTCACCGAGCCGCCGCCCCGACTCCTCACGGGCCTTCCGGCGCTCCGCCTGCGCGACCTCGTAGCGCTCCAACTCCCGCTGCCAGCGAGGCCACTCGCTCGTGAGCGCCACCCAGTGCGCCTTGTCCGTCAGCCAGCCCCGCGCGGCCTCGGCCGCGGCATGCGCCTCGGACTCCCGCGCGAGCACGGCCTCCAGGTCCACCTTGGCCTTGGCCAACGACTCCTGGGACACCTCCGCGCGAGACCGCGCCTCCTTCGCCTCGCGGGAGACACCGTCCAGCCGCGCGTCCAACCGCGCCGCCTCTTCCAGCGCGGGGCGCGCCGCCACTTCCAACTCGTGCGCCGTGGCCCGCGCGGTCCCCGCCTCCAACAACTCCACCTGCCGCGCCGAGGACGCCGCCAGTGACGTCTCCACCTCCGAGGCCCGCGCCACCTGCGCCGCCTCCGCCTCCGCCCACCGGCGCTCCGCGGTCTCCACCGCCGCCACCGGCCCTCGGAAGGCCTCCGCCTCCCGGACCTCTTCGAGCCGGGCCGCGCGAGGCCCCGCCGCCTCCACCGCCGTCCGGGACTCCTGCGCCTTCACCTCCGCCGCCTGCTCCGCGCCGCGCAACCCCGCCCGCGTCACGTGCCAGGCCGCCGCGCCCTCCGCGTCCTTGAGCCGCGCCTCCACCGCCTGCCGCGCCCGGGACTCCTCACCGAGCGCCGCCTCCGCCGCCACGCGCTCCGCCTCCGGCATCAGCGCGATGGCCGCCAACCCCTGCGCGCGCTTCGACAGCGCCTCCTGCTCCGCCTTGTTCTTCTCGTGCGCGGCGATGGACAAGCGGCTGTACACCTCCGTGCCCGTCATCCGCTCCAGCAGCTCGGCGCGCTCGCTGGCGTCCGCCTTGAGGAAGGCCGCGAACTCGCCCTGCGCCAGCAACGCCGAGCGGCGGAACTGGTCGAACGACAACCCCAGCCGCTCTTGAATCGCGGCGAGCACCTCGCCCTTGGTGCGGCCCGTGACCTGCCCGGTGGCCACATCCATCAACTGCATCTCCTGGGGCCGGAAGCGCCCTTCCGCGCGGTTGCGCGCGCGCCACACCGACCAGCGCGCCCGGTAGCGGCGCCCGTCCTTGCCCAGGAAGTCCACTTCCGCGAAGCCCTCGGCCGCGCCCCGGCGCAACATGCCGCGCACGTCATACGCGGACAGCCGCGCCTCCTCTTCCTCGTCCGCGCGGCCCACGGGCGCCCCGCCCCGGCCTCCCAGCCGAGGGGTACGGTCGAACAGCGCCAGGCACAGGGCATCCAACAACGTGCTCTTGCCCGCGCCCGTCGCGCCGGTAATCGCGAACAACCCCAGGCGGTCCAACGGCGGCTGGTCCAACTCCAGCGCGAAGTCCCCCGCGAAGCTCGTCAGGTTCGAACCACGAATCGCGAGCACCTTCACGGCGACTCCTCCTGCACGTCGGACAGCAACGCATGGAAGGCCTCCACCACCGCGGGCGCGGGAGGCTCCTCGAAGTCACGGGCGTAGCGCGCGCGGAAGACGTCCTCGGGCGTGCGCTCCTTCAGCGAGAGCCCCGGCTGCACCTCCGCCAACGCGCCCCCCGTCCCGGTGTACGCGGGCGTCAGCTTCACCAGCCGCGCCGCCTTTCCATCCAGCACCTTCTCCACCTTCTGCCGCAGCGCGGGCTCCGGACGGGGAAGCGACACGCACACCTCCAGATACGGCCGGCGCCAGTCCAGCGCGCCCTCTTCGGACGCCGGCAGGGCCTCCAGCAACGCGAGCACCGTCTCCAACGGCGCGGCGTCCCGCCCGGGCACGCGCATCATGTCCGTGGTCCGCGGCACGGTGAGCGAACGCACCTCGCCCAGCGTCTCTCCCTCCAGCTCCACCACCAGCACCTGATGCCGGTAGCCCGCCTCCGACAGCGACAACGGCAGGGGCGAACCGCTGTAGCGCACGCCCTCGCGCCCGCCCACCCGCTGCGCCTTGTGCAGATGCCCCAGCGCCGCGTAGGCCACGTCCTCCGGAAACAAATCCACGGGCAACGCGTGCTGATTGCCGCCCAGGACCTTCCGCTCGCTCAACACGGACAGCTCGGTGCCCGTCATGTAGCAGTGCCCCATGGCGACCAGCGCCTGCCCCGCCTGACGCCTGCGCCGCGCCGCGCCCAGCACCTCCGCGTACACCGTGCGCACGCCCTCCACCAACCGGTCCCCCGCGTCCAACGGCACCGGAGGCAGGTCCGCCGGCCGCAGGAAGGGCACCGCCGCCACCCACGCGCCCACCCGCCCCTTCGCGTCGTGCAGCGGCACCAGCAGCCGCTCCCAATCCAGTGTTCCTCGGACGCGCGGCAACCCGCCCACCACGCGCACGCCCAGCGCGGAGAAGAGCGGGTCCGGCGCATCCAGCCGCGCCGCCGAATCGTGGTTGCCACCAATCACCACCACGTCCAGCCGAGGCAGGCGCCGCCGCGCCTTGGCGACGAACTGGTACCAGGCCGCCTGCGCGTCCGCGCTGGGGTTGGCCGTGTCGAAGATGTCTCCGGCCACCAGCAGCGCGTCCACCGCCTCCGCTTCCAGGGTCTCCAGCAGCCAGTCCAGGAAGGCGGCGTGCTCCGCGTCCCGCGAGACGTCGTACAGCGTGTGTCCCAGGTGCCAGTCCGACGTGTGCAGCAGGCGCATCAGGCGTTCACCCTCCCTCTTTCCCGTGGCGCGCTGGCCGGCGGGCAGCCTCCATCAAGGAGGCGGCTCGCTCCAAGCGGCGTGCGCCTGCTCCCTTACTCTCTCCGTCTGACATGCGCGCAAGTTCTTGAAAATCCACGCCGTTCTGGAGAGGACGCCCCGCCACGTCCCGCGAGTGGGCCCTCACGCGCGGAGGGGGTTGGCCGATACGGCCCGAGCAGGGATGCTGCCGGTCATGTTCAGCATCCAAGCGAAGATCTTCGCCACCTTCATCGGGGTGGGCCTCGCCATCGCGGCCCTCATCGGCGCCTACCGCTGGCGATCCTGGAAACGGCAAATCAAGATGTGGGAGGACTTCGCGGCGAGCCGGGGCTGGCGCTTCGAGTCCCAACCGGGGTCCTTGTCCTACATTGGGACGCTGAGGCTGGACGGCGAACACGCCGGGCGGTCCTTCACCGTGGAGACCGAGCACCGGACCTCCGGCAAGCGCTCGCACATCGTCACCCTCATCCGGCACGACCTGGGCGCCAGCTTTCCCCGCGAGGTGAGCATCCGGCCCGAGAAGCTGGCCAACAAGCTCGGCAAACTCTTCGGCGTGAGGGACGAGGAGATTGGGGACACGCAGCTCGACGCCGCGCTGAACCTGAAGAACGTCACGCCCCGGGCCCGTGATCTGCTGCTCGGCGGTCGTCTGCACCGGCCCTTGCTGAACATCGTCCGCGGCTTCGAGACGTTCACCATCGAGGACGGCAAACTGACGGCGGAGGTGATGGACGTCCCCCGCACCACCATCGAGCTGTACACCCTGCTGGCGCCCGTACGAGAGCTGGCCGACGCCATTCCGTCCCCGCATGACGCGTCCCGCGAGAACGACACCACCCCGGAGGCCGCCGGCGCATGAACTCCGACGCCCTGCTCTCGCTCCTTCCGTACCTCGCCGTCTTCGTCGCGCTGGGACTCGGCGGCGTTGCCTACTGGAAGGACCATCAACGCCGGGACCAGGCCTGGAAGGACTTCGCGGCCCTCCACGGCTGGGACATCACCGCCTCCTGGAACGAGTGGTCCGTCGACGGACTCCACCGACGAAGGCGGTTTCAACTGCGCACCGAGTACCGCAGGGTCGGCAAGAACAGGTCCCTCTACACCATGGTGTATCTGGACCTCGGCGAGGCCATTCCCATCGGGACGCGCATTCGTCCGGAGGGACTCGGCCGCAAGCTCCTCAAGGTGATTGGCAAGGGAGACGAGGAGATTGGCGACGCGGAGTTCGACAACGCGTTCGAGCTGACCCACCTCTCCGACGAGGTCCGGGCCGTGCTGCGAACGCCGGACGTGCGACGGCAGCTCCTGTTGCTCCGCCAGCGCTTCGGAACCTTCGTCATCGACAACGAACAACTCCAGGCGCAGCTACGGGGCATGCCCAACAGCGTCGAAGCGCTGGAATCCCTGGTGACTCCAGCGCTCCAACTCAGCGACGCCTTGGACCGGGTGGTCGAAGCGCGCCGCGAGCGTCAACACGGCTGACCGCGCTCAGCGCCCGCGCGGCCGGCGGCGCTGGAGCGCCAGCCACGCCAGCGCGCCCCAAGCCACTGGCGCCAGCGGCATCGCGTTGCAGTCGCAGCCCCCTGGCTCGTTGGGCGGAGGGGGCTGAGCGCCGCCGTCGGTGCCAGCGTCCGTCCCGGCGTCCGTACCAGCGTCGGCGGGCAAGGACTCGCAGGGCACGTCTCCCACGCACACCGTGGCCTCGGCGGAGCCCACCTGTCCCGTCGTGTCCACCACGACGAAGCGCACGCGGTGCCAGCCCTGCGACAGCTCGGTGGTGTCCCAGCGGTTGTGCTCGCCGCCGAAGTGGAAGTGATTCCCCGACTGCACGTCGGTGTAGCGCAGCACATCGTCCACGTAGAACTCCGCGTGGGTGCAGCCCACGTCATCCACGCAGTCGCCATAGAACTCCGCCGAGGCACCGGAGACGGGCTCACCGTCCTCGGGGCGCGTGAGGATGGCGGTGGGCGGCGCATCCGCGCTCACCGTGATGACGAAGGACTGCTCCGCGTCCAAACCCGTGCCATTGCTGACGCGCACGGTGACCTCGACCGCGCCCACCTCGGTGGGCTCCCAGGTGATGACACCCGTGGTGGCGTCGATGTTCATGCCGGGCACAGCGGTCATCAAGGCATGGGTCGCCGCGGGACGGGCCCGCGTCTGGACTTCATACCGATACGGATTGCCCACCACCGCGGTGGTCACCGGCGCGGAGAGGATGACCGGGGGCAACGGGTCCGTGTCCTGCTCGGTGGCCTCCACCTCCCGCGCGTCCAGGCCCGGGGCGGACACGGTGATGATGGCGGTGCCGTCCTCGTTGTCCGCGTCCCGCGCGGCGGCCAGGGTGACCTCCTTGGGCGTGTTCCAGTCGGAGGCACTGAAGGTCAGCGTCGCCCCGGCTGCGACGGTGATGTCCTCGTCGCCGCGCGTGCGCGTCACGTCCACCGTGACGTTGCTCGCGGGCCGCTGCGAGAGCGACACCCCGAAGGTGGCCGTCCCACCCTCCACGACGGCCACCTGGGACGCGCTCAACACC
This genomic window from Myxococcus hansupus contains:
- a CDS encoding AAA family ATPase; amino-acid sequence: MKVLAIRGSNLTSFAGDFALELDQPPLDRLGLFAITGATGAGKSTLLDALCLALFDRTPRLGGRGGAPVGRADEEEEARLSAYDVRGMLRRGAAEGFAEVDFLGKDGRRYRARWSVWRARNRAEGRFRPQEMQLMDVATGQVTGRTKGEVLAAIQERLGLSFDQFRRSALLAQGEFAAFLKADASERAELLERMTGTEVYSRLSIAAHEKNKAEQEALSKRAQGLAAIALMPEAERVAAEAALGEESRARQAVEARLKDAEGAAAWHVTRAGLRGAEQAAEVKAQESRTAVEAAGPRAARLEEVREAEAFRGPVAAVETAERRWAEAEAAQVARASEVETSLAASSARQVELLEAGTARATAHELEVAARPALEEAARLDARLDGVSREAKEARSRAEVSQESLAKAKVDLEAVLARESEAHAAAEAARGWLTDKAHWVALTSEWPRWQRELERYEVAQAERRKAREESGRRLGDVEGLREAVGLRREERDATARAEEMALAAATHAEAALGAETGAERRALRERLLARQEAARGLRGAHEGLVADEAEARAAGSEVAAAKVEAEAAATEARAAEARRTQREAALKEAQRSLSLAQATQGYASHRALLREGEACPLCGAAEHPYAREASALDGLVAEAASRVEVLEKERTEATQVEVAASARSAAASARAGQAEARGQSAAARAAAHGDAWAKGCAAWMQAVQSDADGGSGRAGETGHGPASSAQGSRAVRGGGAASAALSGVDAASAALSGVDAASAALSGVDAASAALSGVDEASAALSGVDAAHAGAEGLGSHVTSRASPAVSTGGEVLPRPGSDATEPPATGGSPLAGSWLDAERVEVSERLAALKDEEQAAESRARTARDARAALETQRMRREVAAEALRQAEEMLARAETVLKEIHARLEAAEQTLRQVLAEVSPVFTADAGWDRKLEDDPATFRRKCGERVVMWKGKEDARQKAEAREAEEQRHRARAQGLMEVSARHAEEHQAFAARKEQERGELARARAALLQGRPTAEVRAELQSRLDATESAFERAREHAEAAKQAVQVATARAEDAVRTRAEALSLRESEATALAARLATRGTTLEAVRALLAYDAAWLESETRALAALREALAQAAAVLAERGEQRARHEASGAPALSEQEAGEACARLRAETEVRRHAEATLKARLEADDRARSRHGAEAAALEEGRRAAEVWKVLGDLIGSHDGKRFKVFAQSLTLDALLLHANAHLRELARRYRLMRVPGHDLDLQVVDGDMGDEVRSVASLSGGESFLVSLALALGLASLSSETTQVETLFIDEGFGTLDPETLEVALATLDALQATGRQVGIISHVSGMAERIGVQVRVVKQGGGRSRLVVEGDLGMVPPAVGHQVA
- a CDS encoding exonuclease SbcCD subunit D C-terminal domain-containing protein, which encodes MRLLHTSDWHLGHTLYDVSRDAEHAAFLDWLLETLEAEAVDALLVAGDIFDTANPSADAQAAWYQFVAKARRRLPRLDVVVIGGNHDSAARLDAPDPLFSALGVRVVGGLPRVRGTLDWERLLVPLHDAKGRVGAWVAAVPFLRPADLPPVPLDAGDRLVEGVRTVYAEVLGAARRRRQAGQALVAMGHCYMTGTELSVLSERKVLGGNQHALPVDLFPEDVAYAALGHLHKAQRVGGREGVRYSGSPLPLSLSEAGYRHQVLVVELEGETLGEVRSLTVPRTTDMMRVPGRDAAPLETVLALLEALPASEEGALDWRRPYLEVCVSLPRPEPALRQKVEKVLDGKAARLVKLTPAYTGTGGALAEVQPGLSLKERTPEDVFRARYARDFEEPPAPAVVEAFHALLSDVQEESP